The Thermus neutrinimicus genome contains the following window.
AGTACGAGGGGAAGCTTATCGTGGCCAAGCTGGACGTGGACGAGAACCCCAAGACGGCCATGCGCTACCGGGTCATGAGCATCCCCACGGTGATCCTCTTCAAAAACGGCCAGCCGGTGGAGGTCCTGGTGGGGGCCCAGCCCAAGCGTAACTTTGAGGCCAAAATCCAGAAGCACCTCCCCGCCAGCGCATGAGGATCGCCCTGGACGCCATGGGGGGCGACAGGGCCCCTGCGGTCACGGTCCAGGGGGCCGTTTGGGCGGCTAAGGAAGGGGTGGAGGTCCTCCTGGTGGGGGAGGAGGCCCGCTTGCGGGCCGAGCTTGCCCGTTTGGGGGCCTCCTTGCCCATCCACCATGCCCCGGACTGGATTCCCATGGAGGAGCACGCCACGGAGGTGAGGAAGCGCCGGGACAGCTCCATCATGGTGGCCATGGACCTCCTGAAGCGGGGCGAGGTCCAGGCGGTGGTCTCCATGGGCCATACCGGGGCCACCATGGCCGCGGCCCTCTTTACCCTGGGGCGGGTCAAGGGGGTGGAAAGGCCCGCCCTCTTGGTGGAGTTTCCCAGCCAAAAGGGGCGCACCTTCCTCCTGGACGGGGGGGCCAACGCGGACTGCCGCCCTTCCTTCTTGGTGCAGTTCGCCGTTATGGGCCTGGCCTATGCCGAGGCCAGCGGCCTCAGGGACCCGAAGGTGGGCCTTCTTTCCATCGGCGAGGAGGAGGGTAAGGGCAATGCCCTGGTGCTGGAGACCTACCCCCTGCTGAAGGCGGCCCTGGGAGAACGGTTTTTCGGCAACGTGGAGGGGCGGGACATCTTCTTGGGCACCGCGGAGGTGGTGGTCACCGACGGCTTTACCGGGAATGTGGTCCTGAAGCTGGCGGAGGGGGAGGCCAAGGTCCTCCTCGGCTGGATCAAGGAAGCCCTCACCTCGAGCCCCTTGGCCCGGCTGGGGGCCCTTCTGGCCCGGGGGGCTTTGCGGAGGGTGAAGGAGAGGGTGGATCCCGCCCAATATGGGGCCATGCCCCTTCTGGGTGTGGAGGGAGCGGTCTTCATCGGCCACGGTTCCGCGGACGCTTTGGCGGTGAAAAATGCCCTTCTTAGGGCCA
Protein-coding sequences here:
- the plsX gene encoding phosphate acyltransferase PlsX: MRIALDAMGGDRAPAVTVQGAVWAAKEGVEVLLVGEEARLRAELARLGASLPIHHAPDWIPMEEHATEVRKRRDSSIMVAMDLLKRGEVQAVVSMGHTGATMAAALFTLGRVKGVERPALLVEFPSQKGRTFLLDGGANADCRPSFLVQFAVMGLAYAEASGLRDPKVGLLSIGEEEGKGNALVLETYPLLKAALGERFFGNVEGRDIFLGTAEVVVTDGFTGNVVLKLAEGEAKVLLGWIKEALTSSPLARLGALLARGALRRVKERVDPAQYGAMPLLGVEGAVFIGHGSADALAVKNALLRARNLVAAGLLQRVRAGLSALHV
- the trxA gene encoding thioredoxin; the protein is MAKPIEVTDANFDQTLSGHPLVLVDFWAEWCAPCRMIAPILEELAREYEGKLIVAKLDVDENPKTAMRYRVMSIPTVILFKNGQPVEVLVGAQPKRNFEAKIQKHLPASA